Sequence from the uncultured Flavobacterium sp. genome:
AAAATATCTATTAAATTCTAATGGATTAAATGTTCAGCTTAGAAAAAATGGTTTTTCTTATGATGTTTATGAAGTGAAGAAAACTCCAATCGTTCGTTCAGAAACTACAAAAAAGATTCCCTATAAAATTCCGGAGAAAGAAAAAGAAACCAAACCGGAATATAATTTAGACTATATTTTTCATAGAATAGACATTGACTTTGTAAATTCAAGTTCTAAAGTTGAATTAATTGCAGAACAAAAATCGAAAGACTTCGACAATTACTATAATGTTCCCAATAAACCGGAAGGAATTATTGATGTTCATCAATACAAACAAATTACCTACAAAAATATCTATCCAAATATTGATGTTGTTTTTTCGATTCCAAATGATCCTCAAAAAACTGTCGAATATAATTTTGTTATTCATCCAAAAGGGGAAATCTCAGACATTCAATTGAAATTTACTGGTGCTGAAACTGATTTAGTTGATAATAAAATCCAAATGAATGTTCGCTTTGGTAAAATGGAAGAAACTCTTCCAGCGAGCTGGATTGAAGAAGGAAATAGTAAAAAAGAGATTGAAGTTGGATATACTAAGATTAAGAAGAATGTTTATGGGTTTGCTTCATCGAATTCCCTAAATGGTAAAACTATTGTGATTGATCCTGTACCAACGAGACTTTGGGGGACTTTTTATGGAGATGAAACTGGAACTTCTGGTTCAAACTGGTACGAAGTTGATTTAACAACTGATTCCCTTGGCAATGCATATGTTTCAGGATCTACAATGTCGCAAAGCCCTTCTTATGCAACTTCTGGAGCACATCAAACAAGCGGAAGCCATCCGTATATCAATTCAATTACAAATGGGATTATATTTAAGTTTGACAAAAACGGCAATAGACTATGGGGAACCTACTTTGCTGGTACACAATTTGTTTATATTTATGGCGTAAAAACTGATTCACAAAATAATATTTTAATTACAGGCTATACAGGGTCAGAAACAAATATCAGTACCGTGGGATCTTTTCAGCAAAATTTAAGAGGATCTTCAGATGCTTTCTTAGTAAAATTTGATAGTAGTGGCGTAAGGCAATGGGGAACTTATTTTGGTGGTGAAGATAGCGATTATGCAACTAAATTGGATATTGACATTAATGATAATGTTTACATTGTTGGTACAACTTCCAGTAAAACAAATATCGCTATAAATAGTAATTTTCAAACTGAATTAAGTTCTCCAGCAAGTCCCTATGGGATAAATACAGACGCGTTTATCGCAAAATTTAATACAAATGGAAATTTAGCATGGGGGACTTATGTTGGAGGGGACGGAAATGATAATTTAAGTGCTATTACAATAAAAGATTCTTACTTAGTTGCTGGAGGGGCTACTAAAAGTACAAACAATATGGCAACTACTGGTGTTTTTCAGGAAAAACCGAACTCTATTTTTCTCGGAGATGGATACGTTTGTAAGTTTTCTTTAAACGGAGAAAGAATTTGGGGTTCTTATTATGGCGGCAGCTCACCCATGGAAGAAATTCGATCAGTAGCAATTGATAATGACGAAAATATTTATATTGGAGGGTATACTTATAGTAGCGATAACATTACCACATCTGGAATATTTGAAGACTCAAATGCAAATCTTTATAAAGGTTTATTAGCAAAACTAAATGCTCAAGGACAAAGAATGTGGGGTACTTACGTGGGAGACATTAACATTTCTTCAATAGTTTTTCAAAATAATTCACTTTACATTGGAGGTGGAAATATGGATTTTAGAACTGACTTAAAACTCACAACTCCCTGCTCTTATAAACCTAACCGAATTAGAACTCATTATGGATATGCGGGTAGATTTTCTAAAGAAGGACTTTTTATTTGGGGAACATATATTGGTAATGATAATACTTTAAAAATAGCTTTACATACTGACGGTGCAATTTTTGTAGCTGGATTATCAAGTTTCAATGATGATATTGCCGATGGAAGTTCTTATCAATCTAATATTTTGGGCGATAAAAATTTTTTTTTAATGAAATTTTCTGAAGATCTTTCCTTTAAAATTCCAGAAATTTCATCAAATTCACCATTATGCATTGGCAAAACGTTAGAACTTAAAGCTTCAGGAGGAACAAATTATTCATGGACCGGACCAAACGGATTTACATCTACAGATCAAAATCCAACAATTACAAATGCAGCAGCAATTAACAGTGGTGAATATAGTTGTTTCATTACAGGAACTGGCGGTTGTGACGATACCAAAAAAATCACTGTTGTAATAGGTGATATAGAAAAACCAATTCCTGATTTGGCGACTCTTCCAACAATAACCGGAGATTGTCACACAACAATAAATACAATTCCAACAGCTACAGATGCTTGTGCTGGAGCAATTACAGGAATAACAACAGATCCATTATCATATAGTTTGCCCGGAACTTATACTATTGTGTGGAGTTATAATGATGGAAATGGAAACATTTCGATTCAAAATCAAACTGTTACTATTACAAGTCAACCACTTCCTAGTGCCGATACTCCGCAAACTTTCTGTAGCATTCAAAATGCTACATTGGATAATATTGCTATTACAGGACAAAATATAAAATGGTACGACGCCGCAACCGCGGGAACATTATTACCAAAAACAACTTTACTTCAAAACAATGTAACGTATTACGCTACTCAAACAATTAGCGGTTGTGAAAGCGATAGATTTGCTGTAATCGCAAAAATTGAAAATACTTTGTCTCCAACTGGAGATGCAAATCAGCCTTTTTGTTCCGGATCAAATCCAACAATCGTCGATATTATAGTTACGGGAGATCTTCTAAAATGGTATGATGCTGCTTCAAACGGAACACTTTTACAAAATACAACAAGTCTTCAAGACGGAAAAACATATTACGTTTCTCAAACTGCAAATAATTGCGAAAGCCAAAGATTTGCGGTAACTGTTTCGGTAAAAAACACCCCACTTGCTCCTCTTGAACTAAATAGTCGTGCTTTCTGCAAAAATGAAAATGCAACTTTAAACGATATTCAAATTGATGGACAAAATTTAAAATGGTACAGTTCAAACATTGCAGCCAGCACTTTACCGAGCACTACTTTGCTGGAAAATAATACTACTTATTATGTTTCGCAAACTACAGGATGCGAAAGTGACAGAACTCCAATTTTGGTGAAAGTCAACGATACAAATTTACCGACAGCAAAAGCAGAACAACCTTTCTGTATTGATCAAAATGCCACAATTGCTGATATTAATATTCAGGGAACAGAAATTATTTGGTACGATGCAGCAACTGCAGGAAACATTTTGGCAGAAACAACCTTACTTGAAAACAAAACTTATTATGCAACACAAACTTTAAACACTTGCGAAAGCAAACGATTTGCTGTGACTATAAAAATTCAAGACACCCAAAACCCAATTGCCAACTCTCCTCAAACATTTTGTATTCAAAAAAATGCTAAAATAAACGATATAGATATTAAAGGAGAAAATATAAAATGGTTTGAAAGTCTCTCTGTTAATACTACTTTATCAGAATCAACTTTGCTACAAAACGGCATTACTTATTATGCTTCGCAAACAATAAACAATTGCGAAAGTGACAGAATTCCGGTAACGATAAAAGTTCTTGAAGCGACTACTGGCGACTGTATTAATTTTGTTGATGAGCTTCCTTTTCCAAAATTCTTTACTCCAAACAATGATTCATTTAATGATTACTGGACAATTGATTTTGCTTATTTAGCACCAAATACAGGAATCAAAATATTTGATCGCTACGGAAAATTAATCAAAGAATTAGTTACTAATGGTGTTTGGGACGGAAACTATCTTGGCAACCCGCAACCCGCATCTGACTATTGGTTTACTGTTACGAGATTAAACGGAACTGAATATAGAGGACATTTTAGTTTGAAACGATAAAAATTAATTAACCGCTAAGTTTTAATTTTACTTTACGCATAGAAAATACAAAGTTCGCAAAGCCATATTAAAAAAAGCTTTGCGAACTTTGTGTTTTTGTAAAACCGCGATCTAAAAAAACTTTGTGACCTTTGCGGTTAAAAATTAAAACTGATGTACTTTCTTAGAAATAACTAAAAATGAGATTAAAGAAATTAGAGCAGCAGCTGTCAAGTAAAAACCGACATAATTCAAACCATACGTACTTGCCAGCCAAATTGCAATCATTGGTGCAAAGGCTGCACCAAGAATTCCTGCCAAATTAAAAGTCAAAGAAGCACCAGAATAACGAACTGTAGTAGGAAACAACTCAGATAAGAAAGTTCCTAGCGGTCCATAAGTAAATCCCATCAAAGACATTCCGATGCAAACAAAAGCGGTTACTAAAACAGAATTTCCCGAATTTAGAAAGTAAGAAAAGAAAAATCCGAAAACAGCAATAGCCGCTGTCGTAATAATTAATATTTTTCTACGTCCGATTTTATCGGCAACTAAAGCCGAAACAGGAATAAAAAAAGCAAAAAACAATACCGAAAGCAATTGAATCAATAAAGCTTCTCTTTTAGTAAAACCTAAATCTGAAGTCGCCCAACTAAGAGTAAAAACAGTCATTAAATAAAAAACCAAAAAGGTTGTAACTGCAGACAATGTTCCAAAAATCAACTGATTTTTATATGATTTTAGCAAAGTAAAAAATGGGATTTTAACTTCTTTTTGTTCTTCTTTAGAATTTTCGAAAGCTGGAGTTTCGCTGATTTTTAAACGAATATAAAATCCAACAATTACCAAAAGTGAACTTGCTATAAATGGAATCCTCCATCCATAATCCATAAAAGCTTCACTACTCATGCTGTCAGTTAAAATTAAAAAAGTTCCACCTGAAAGCAATAATCCTATTGGTGCTCCCAATTGCGGAAACATTCCGTACCAGGCACGTTTATGTGGCGGAGCATTTTCGATTGCCAATAAAACAGCGCCACCCCACTCTCCTCCTAAGCCAACTCCCTGACCAAATCTACATAACATTAATAAAATTGGCGCAGCAATCCCGATACTTGCATAACCCGGTAAAAAACCAATTGCTATTGTCGATAATCCCATTGTTAATAATGCAACTACCAAAGTTACTTTACGTCCAATTTTATCACCGTAATGCCCAAAAACAGCAGATCCCAAAGGTCTTGCCAAAAATGCTATCGAAAACGTAGCCAAAGATTCCAGTGTAGAAACGGTGCTATTAGCTCCCGGGAAAAAAAGTTGAGGAAAAACCAATACGGCAGCATTGGCATAAATATAGAAATCAAAAAATTCAATTGTGGTCCCAATTAAAGAACCAAAAAGAACATGTCGCAAGGAATTTTCCTTATTAGGATTATTTTTCATGTAAGATAGATATACTTTTTTTAGTTGCAAAAATATAATTTCATTATTAATAATTCATCTTTACCAAAATAAGTTTCAAAATAATCCTGCTTTTTTAACAAATTACATGCACTTTCAATTTTACCAAACAACTTTAAAACAAAAAAATTAAAAACCTGATTACGGGACTTTTAAACTTAAAAACAAAAATCAAATCATAAGCAATAGTTAAAACCGTTTTTAACTACATATTTTCATTAAATTTACAGCTATCAAAAAATAAATTTCAAATTATGCCTACCGACTGTATCAGCTATCAAACTTCAGGATATTTCTCTAAGTTAATACAAGATTATTTAGATCAAAAATCAGAATTAAAACCGCTATACAATCATTTTCCAACTTTGGAAAACTTCGAAAAACAGATCACTGAAAAACAAGCTAATTTTGATAATGCAAACCGAATTCCTTTGGTTGAAACATTAAAAAAACAATATCAAAATATTGAAATTTCAGATTCAACAAAACAAAACATTGAGCTTTTAGCACTTCCTAATACGTTTACAATTACAACCGGACATCAATTAAATTTATTTAGTGGTCCATTGTATTTCTTGTATAAAATCATTTCGACAATTAATCTTACCAAAGAATTAAAACTAAAATATCCGGCGAATAATTTTGTTCCAATTTATTGGATGGCAACAGAAGATCACGATTTTGAAGAGATTAATTATTTTAATTTTAAAGGAAAAAAATTCCGTTGGAATAAAGAAAGTACCGGACCAGTAGGAAGACTTTCTACAGAAGGTTTAGAAGAATTTTTTGAAATATATTCGAAAGATTTAGGTTCAAGCACAAATGCTAATGTCCTGAAAAAAATATTTGAAGAAGCTTATTTAAAACATGACAATCTTGCTGATGCAACTCGTTTTTTAGCCAATAGTTTATTTGCAAATTATGGTTTAGTAATTCTGGATGCCGATGATACCAATTTGAAACGCCCTTTTATTCCTTACATCAAAGAGGAATTAGAGCAACAAACTTCTTTTAAAACTGTTCAGGAAACGATCTCAAAATTTCAAGATTATACCGTTCAGGTAAATCCACGCGAAATCAATTTGTTTTATATTGAAGATGATTTAAGAGAAAGAATCATTTTTGAGAAAGACAAATACTTTGTAAACAACACAAAGATTTCATTTTCGAAAGAAGAAATTCTACAACTATTAGAAAATAATCCAGAGAAATTTAGTCCAAATGTGATTATGCGTCCGTTGTATCAGGAAATTATTTTACCCAATTTATGTTACATCGGCGGAGGCGGAGAAATTGCTTATTGGTTAGAATTAAAATCTTTCTTTGATGCTGTAAAAATCACTTTTCCGATGCTTTTGGTTCGTAATTCTGTTTTATTAAATACTGAAAAACAAGCAAAAAAGGCAGATAAATTAGGTTTAAGCTGGGCAGATTTATTCACAAAACCTGCTGATTTAGTAAATACGATTACGCGTAAATTATCAGCTTTTCCTATTGATTTAACGCCTCAAAAAGAAACATTGGAAAAACAATTTGAATATCTTTACGAACTGGCACAACAAACTGATAAATCATTTACCGGAGCTGTAAAAGCGCAAGAAGTAAAACAAAAGAAAGGTTTAGATAATCTGGAAAAACGTTTATTAAAAGCGCAAAAACGAAAACTGGATAGTGAATTACAACGTGTCGCAGATTTACAATTCGAGTTATTTCCGAATCAAAGTTTGCAGGAACGTCAAGCTAATTTTTCTGAGTTTTATTTGGAAAAAGGTGAACAATTGATTCCGCTTTTAATTCAAAAATTAAAACCATTAGAAACAAATTTTAATATCATAACAATATAAAAAAACAAAAGATCTCGCCACGAATTTTACAAATACTCGCGAATAAAAATTAATGCTAATTCGTGAAATTCGTGGTAAAAAAATCCATTAAGCGGATCAATATGAATAATAAAGTAATAATTCTCAGAAACAAATAACCACCTCTTCTAAGATTATTGCCTCTCTAAACCAAATAGTAACTTTTAAAAACAAAAAATTAACCTATTTACCAAAATTATGACCAGAGAGCGCTTGATATCCTTGGATGTCTTTAGAGGATTAACAATTTTATTAATGACTATTGTAAACAATCCCGGAGATTGGGGACACGTTTACGCACCTTTATTACATTCAGAATGGCATGGCTGCACGCCAACCGATTTAGTTTTTCCTTTTTTTATCTTTATTATGGGAGTTGCAGTTCCTCTCGCAATGCCAACTAAAACTTGGGACGACACAACTTTCAACAAAATTCTTGTTCGTTCTCTTCGAATGTTCTGCCTTGGAATTTTCTTTAATTATTTTGCCAAAATTCAGCTTTTTGGACTCGACGGAATTCCACTTCTTATTGGTCGTTTGATTATTACCGTTGCTGTTGGTTATGCCTTAATGGGAAATTTCAGTTCTAAAGTCAAAAATATATTGGCTTTTTCGATTCTGTTTATCTATCTCTTTTTAGCTTATAGCGGTATTGAAGCCTATGAAAGCGTTCGTTTACCAGGCGTTTTACAACGAATTGGAATTGTATACTTTGTAGTTTCTCTTTTGTATTTAAAAACAAGTAAAAAAACACAAATCATCACCGGAATAATCCTATTATTGAGTTATTGGGCAATAATGACCTTAATTCCAGTTCCGGGAATTGGCGAAGCAAATTTAGAAAAAGGTACAAATCTAGCTTCTTGGTTAGACAGCGTTTTACTAAAAGGACATATGTATCGCGAAACTATAACCTGGGATCCCGAAGGAATTTTAAGTACACTTCCTTCAATTGTAAACGGAATTATTGGTTTGTTAATTGGTCAGGTATTACAACTTGAAATATCCAAAAACCAAAAAGCTACAAAAATTGCTATTGCTGGTATCGCTTTAATTATTGTTGGTTTAATCTGGAGTACAGTTTTCCCAATAAATAAATCATTGTGGACAAGCAGTTATGTTTTATACACAACAGGATTAGCAGCTACAGTTTTATCAATACTATATTATATAATTGACATTGCAGATTATAAAAAGGGATTCAAATTGTTTTTAATCTGGGGAGTAAATCCAATGATTGTATTTTTCTTTTCTCAGATTATTCCGCAAGCCTTAGTAATGGTTCAACTAAAAAATCCTGAAAATCCCGAAACTCAAATCAACCTTTTAAACTATTTGTACCATTTCGGAATTGCACCATTTTTTAGCAATCCAATGATGGCTTCATTAGCGGGAGCTTTAGTTTATGTAGGAATATGGTCTTTTATTTTATGGATTTTCTATAAAAACAAATTAATATTCAAAGTCTAAATTTTTCACCATATAAGTGATATAAGCTATTATAAGTCTGGGCGCGCAAACTTGCGCGCCTTTATTTTTTTATATACAAACCCATAAAGAGTTTACTAAAATGAACTTATATCACTTATATGGTTTAAAAAAATCATAAAAACATTATTTCTTACTGTTTAATTATGAATTTATTAAAATCAATTCATAAAAAAAGTATACTTTTGCACAAAATTAAAAATAAGCAATAAAATGGCAACAAATAGAACTTTTACAATGATTAAGCCAGATGCAGTTCAAAACGGACACATCGGTAATATCTTAGCAATGATTACTAATGGAGGTTTCAAAATCGTTTCATTAAAATTAACTCAATTAACTGTAGCTGATGCTCAAGCATTTTACGCAGTTCACTCTGCAAGACCTTTCTACGGAGAATTAGTTGAATTCATGTCTCGTGGACCAATTGTTGCTGCAATTTTAGAAAAAGACAACGCAGTAGAAGATTTCAGAACTTTAATTGGAGCTACAAATCCAGCTGAAGCTGCAGAAGGAACTATTCGTAAAGCATACGCAACTTCTATTGGAGAAAATGCAGTTCACGGTTCTGATAGCGACGAAAACGCTGCTATCGAAGGTGCATTCCACTTTGCTGGAAGAGAGCAATTCTAATTTAGACTTCTTAGATAGTTAGAATTTTAGACTAACTTAGATCTCTTAGAATCAAATAAATACAAAAACCCACTTCAATGAAGTGGGTTTTGTTTTTTTTATCTAATATATAATAATCTAAAATCTAAGTTAGTCTAACGTAAAACTACATCTTTCACCACGTCACGCCCTAATTCTTCATTAATCATCTTAACGATTTTCGATTTTCCGTGACTTAATTCTTCCCTCAAAACAGCCGATCCAAGTTCAACATACAACGTACTGCCTTTTAGCACAACATTTTTAGTATACGTGTTCACACCATTCCCCATCAACTGTCTCCACGCCTCTTTTACATCAATCTGATCCATTCCGGGCTGTAATTTATTTACCTGGATAATCTGTTGCAAAACAGCCCCAATCGTACTTTGATTATTTAGTCTTTTTGCCATCGTTTAATAAATTTATTGGTCCTGCTTTTTTATAATGATACTCTTTTTTCTCCTGATTTTTCACCACCAATTCCTTATCCGAAATCGAAATCAATTCCTCACTCCACTTTGCATAATCCGTTTTGTAATCTAAAAATACCTGATCATCCTTAAACCGAACCGAAACATTTTCAAAAGAATCACTCGTTAAAAAAGTTCCATCAAACTGCGGCATTACTTTCTTTCGAATTCCTTTATTGTTTTTAATTTCAAAAAAATCAAAGCTTTCATTCACACCATAATCCTTTTGTTCACCCTTATCAAAAACCACTTTTTCGATTTCCCAATACCCATTAAGTTTTGCAATATCTGCTGGTTTAATTTCCTGCTTGCAACTCACAAACAAGAGTGACAAAGCCAAAATTATAAAAGTGTTTTTCATAGTTTATTATATTAAAATTCAATTATTTCAATCTTATTTAGATTAGGAATCAGGAGCTATTTCCTGCTGTACACTATATCTTTTATGGCGAACCCCGCCATAAAAGGATGCCGCTTCCATCAGGGCTAGGGCTCTAATTTTCTAAATAGATTTTTGCGAACTACAAAGTTAAACTTATAAAACTCAAAAGAAATAAAAATATGCAAAACCAATTAAACTATTTTACATATTTTTAGTCAAAGCCTAAACCAAAACAAAAAACCCATGACTAAAACAATTTGTATAATCCTGACAATCTTTGCATTTGCAGGATGCAGTTCAGACCCAACTCAAACAACACCAACTCCAACTGAAAGTATGTATTTCCCTCCATTAACAGGAAACACTTGGAAAACAAAGTCCCTTACAGACCTAAAATGGAATCAAGCGGCCGTTCAACCACTTTTAGATTACTTAGAACTCAAACATTCTAAATCATTTATTATTCTAGTAAATGGACAAATTGTAATGGAGAATTATTTCAATAGCCATTCCGCAACTAACAATTGGTATTGGGCAAGTGCAGGAAAAACATTAACGTCAACCATGACCGGAATTGCACAACAAGAAAACTTATTAAACATCAACAATAAAGTTTCACAATATATCGGAACCGGCTGGACAAGCGAAACATTAGCACAAGAAAACTTAATCACCTGCAAAAGCCTTCTTACAATGACCTCAGGGCTTGATGACAGTACAGACGATGTCGATCCTGCAAGCTTAATCTACAAAGCCGACGCCGGAAAACGTTGGGCATATCACAATGTATATGTAAAACTACAGGATGTTATAGCAAAAGCAAGCGGACAAACCTGGTCAACATATTTCAATGCCAAGTTGAGAGATAAAATTGGCATGGACGGTAATTGGGTTCAACTTGGCGTTAATAGCGTTTATACCAGTACATCAAGAAGTATGGCGCGATTTGGACTTTTAATGCTTAACAAAGGAAAATGGGATAATACTCAAATTTTAAACGAAGCTTATTTTAATGAAGCAACAACTACTTCACAAAACATTAATTTGGGATACGGGTATTTATGGTGGCTTAACGGAAAAACATCGTATCATTTACCACAATCACAACTTACATTTCAGGGAAGTATAATTCCGACTGCGCCAAATGACATGTTCATGGCATTAGGAAAAAATGATCAGAAAATCTATATTGTTCCAAGTAAAAACATGGTAATCATCAGAATGGGAGATGCCGCTGACGATGCCAATCTTGCTTTATCAGATTTTGACAAAACACTATGGACAAAAATAAGCGCTTTGTATCAATAAAAATCTAATCATTTTTTAAGCAAATTAAAATTATTGCTTTTTATAATTATTAAATGAAATAAAAAAACTCATGTAATCAACGACTACATGAGTTTTTCTTTATATATAAAACAGAAAATATTTTCTTATTTAGTGCGCAATCTCTTTAACATTCCCATAAAAAAGAGAACCAATCCTACAATCAATAAAACATAATAAATAGACAAACTTTTGTCTTTTAATACATTTGCCAAAACAAAACATATAACACTTGCAAAATAAAAACTAACTGGCGTTATATTTTTTAAAGAAGAAAAACTCATTGAAATTATCTTAAAAGATTATTTAAAAAAACTATCCACAAACTCATACTTATTAAAGACTTGCAAATCTTCAATTCCTTCACCAATACCAATATACTTCACAGGAATTTGAAATTGATCTGAAATACCAATTACAACACCACCTTTTGCAGTTCCGTCTAGTTTGGTTACCGCAAGAGAAGTTACTTCAGTAGCAGCAGTAAACTGTTTCGCTTGTTCAAAAGCATTTTGACCAGTAGAACCATCCAAAACCAAAAGTACATCATGGGGAGCATCAGCAACGACTTTTTGCATTACACGTTTTACTTTGGTAAGTTCGTTCATCAAATTGATTTTATTATGCAAACGTCCGGCAGTATCTATAATTACTACATCGGCATTTTGAGCCACAGCAGATTGTAATGTATCGAAAGCTACAGAAGCAGGATCACTTCCCATATTTTGCCTTACGATTGGCACACCTACACGATCTGCCCAAACTTGCAATTGATCAATAGCAGCAGCACGAAAAGTATCCGCAGCTCCCAAAACCACATTATAACCCGCTTTCTTAAACTGATAAGCCAGTTTACCAATTGTAGTTGTTTTACCAACTCCATTGACACCAACCACCATTAAAACATATGGTTTTTTATCTTTTGGAATTTCAAATTCTGTTGCTTCACCAGTGTTCGTTTCAGATAATAAAGCTCCTATTTCTTCACGAAGGATTTGGTTCAACTCCTCTGTTCCTAAATATTTGTCTTCAGCAACACGTTTTTCAATTCTTGAAATTACTTTCAGAGTTGTATTTACACCAACATCAGAAGCAACCAGAATTTCTTCCAGATCATCCAAAACATCGTCATCGACTTTAGATTTACCAGCAACGGCTTTACTTAACTTTGAGAAAAAGGTAGTTTTTGATTTTTCAAGACCTTTGTCCAAAGTCTCTTTTTTATCAGTAGAGAATAATTTTTTAAAAAAACTCATTTTTTATAGATTGTTAGTTTTTTAGATTAATTCGATTTTCCAATCTATTTAATCTTTAATATCTAAAGAAACCCGAAATTACGCATGCTTCTTTAAATTTTAGACAAATATAAAAAATAAAAAAGCTACTTCCGAATGAAAGTAGCTTTTCTATATAATGTGATTGTAATTATTTCTTTTTCAAGAATTCATCAACTTCTTCAGGAGCCATAATAGATTCTACGAATGTATATGCACCAGTTTTAGGAGATTTCACCATTTTGATGGCTTTTGATAATCTCTTAGAAGATGTTTGTAACGATGCTACGGTTTTCTTTGCCATGATTCAAATGTTATTTGAAGTTTTATAAAACTCTAATGGCAAAACCACCGAGCACTATAAAAGCTCTAATTATTACTTAATTTCTTTGTGAACAGTTACGCGTTTCAAGATTGGATTAAATTTTTTAATCTCTAATCTATCCGGAGTATTTTTTTTGTTCTTAGTTGTAATATATCTAGAAGTTCCTGCTACACCAGAAGTCTTGTGCTCAGTACATTCTAAAATTACCTGGATTCTATTACCTTTCTTTGCCATCTTGCTATATATTTATTTAGGAAAAGATTATTTGATAAATCCTTCTGACTGAGCTTTTTTCAAAACCGCAGTGATTCCATTTTTATTAATTGTTTTTATCGTAGATGCTGCTACTCTAAGAGTAATCCATCTATCTTCTTCTGGAAGATAAAAACGCTTTTTAACTAAGTTTACAGA
This genomic interval carries:
- a CDS encoding DUF5009 domain-containing protein codes for the protein MTRERLISLDVFRGLTILLMTIVNNPGDWGHVYAPLLHSEWHGCTPTDLVFPFFIFIMGVAVPLAMPTKTWDDTTFNKILVRSLRMFCLGIFFNYFAKIQLFGLDGIPLLIGRLIITVAVGYALMGNFSSKVKNILAFSILFIYLFLAYSGIEAYESVRLPGVLQRIGIVYFVVSLLYLKTSKKTQIITGIILLLSYWAIMTLIPVPGIGEANLEKGTNLASWLDSVLLKGHMYRETITWDPEGILSTLPSIVNGIIGLLIGQVLQLEISKNQKATKIAIAGIALIIVGLIWSTVFPINKSLWTSSYVLYTTGLAATVLSILYYIIDIADYKKGFKLFLIWGVNPMIVFFFSQIIPQALVMVQLKNPENPETQINLLNYLYHFGIAPFFSNPMMASLAGALVYVGIWSFILWIFYKNKLIFKV
- the rpmB gene encoding 50S ribosomal protein L28, translated to MSRVCDLTGKRAMVGNNVSHAMNKTKRKFSVNLVKKRFYLPEEDRWITLRVAASTIKTINKNGITAVLKKAQSEGFIK
- the rpmG gene encoding 50S ribosomal protein L33; this translates as MAKKGNRIQVILECTEHKTSGVAGTSRYITTKNKKNTPDRLEIKKFNPILKRVTVHKEIK
- the ftsY gene encoding signal recognition particle-docking protein FtsY, with the translated sequence MSFFKKLFSTDKKETLDKGLEKSKTTFFSKLSKAVAGKSKVDDDVLDDLEEILVASDVGVNTTLKVISRIEKRVAEDKYLGTEELNQILREEIGALLSETNTGEATEFEIPKDKKPYVLMVVGVNGVGKTTTIGKLAYQFKKAGYNVVLGAADTFRAAAIDQLQVWADRVGVPIVRQNMGSDPASVAFDTLQSAVAQNADVVIIDTAGRLHNKINLMNELTKVKRVMQKVVADAPHDVLLVLDGSTGQNAFEQAKQFTAATEVTSLAVTKLDGTAKGGVVIGISDQFQIPVKYIGIGEGIEDLQVFNKYEFVDSFFK
- a CDS encoding nucleoside-diphosphate kinase encodes the protein MATNRTFTMIKPDAVQNGHIGNILAMITNGGFKIVSLKLTQLTVADAQAFYAVHSARPFYGELVEFMSRGPIVAAILEKDNAVEDFRTLIGATNPAEAAEGTIRKAYATSIGENAVHGSDSDENAAIEGAFHFAGREQF
- a CDS encoding DUF721 domain-containing protein is translated as MAKRLNNQSTIGAVLQQIIQVNKLQPGMDQIDVKEAWRQLMGNGVNTYTKNVVLKGSTLYVELGSAVLREELSHGKSKIVKMINEELGRDVVKDVVLR
- a CDS encoding DUF4295 domain-containing protein, coding for MAKKTVASLQTSSKRLSKAIKMVKSPKTGAYTFVESIMAPEEVDEFLKKK
- a CDS encoding serine hydrolase → MTKTICIILTIFAFAGCSSDPTQTTPTPTESMYFPPLTGNTWKTKSLTDLKWNQAAVQPLLDYLELKHSKSFIILVNGQIVMENYFNSHSATNNWYWASAGKTLTSTMTGIAQQENLLNINNKVSQYIGTGWTSETLAQENLITCKSLLTMTSGLDDSTDDVDPASLIYKADAGKRWAYHNVYVKLQDVIAKASGQTWSTYFNAKLRDKIGMDGNWVQLGVNSVYTSTSRSMARFGLLMLNKGKWDNTQILNEAYFNEATTTSQNINLGYGYLWWLNGKTSYHLPQSQLTFQGSIIPTAPNDMFMALGKNDQKIYIVPSKNMVIIRMGDAADDANLALSDFDKTLWTKISALYQ